From one Rhodovulum sp. ES.010 genomic stretch:
- a CDS encoding HAD family hydrolase, with protein MPAAPLETFRNAEAVFWDFDGVIKESVRAKADAYVALFDRHPEALKARVRDHHNAHGGMSRYEKIPLYLGWAGLPVTEQSVGDMLDRFAGRVVDEVIAADWVPGVEPLLRGNRNRRPFFLVTGTPTDEIRAILDALSLADAFRDVRGAPEAKGAGVATCLAAHGLTPGRCTFIGDAGSDLEAAETHGLSFILRRTPENGPLQQAHDGPQTEDFSGWSERI; from the coding sequence GTGCCGGCCGCTCCCCTGGAAACCTTCCGCAACGCCGAAGCGGTGTTCTGGGATTTCGACGGGGTGATCAAGGAGTCGGTCCGGGCCAAGGCCGACGCCTATGTCGCGCTGTTCGACCGCCATCCCGAGGCGCTGAAGGCGCGTGTGCGCGACCATCACAACGCCCATGGCGGCATGTCGCGGTACGAGAAAATCCCGCTCTATCTCGGATGGGCCGGGCTGCCCGTCACCGAGCAGTCCGTAGGGGACATGCTGGACCGCTTCGCCGGCCGGGTGGTGGACGAGGTCATCGCCGCCGACTGGGTGCCGGGAGTCGAGCCGCTGTTGCGCGGAAACCGGAACCGGCGGCCCTTCTTCCTCGTGACCGGCACGCCCACGGACGAGATCCGCGCCATTCTTGACGCGCTGTCGCTGGCGGACGCGTTCCGCGACGTGCGCGGCGCGCCCGAGGCCAAGGGCGCGGGCGTGGCCACCTGCCTCGCCGCCCATGGGCTGACGCCCGGGCGCTGCACCTTCATCGGCGATGCCGGCTCCGATCTGGAGGCGGCTGAAACCCACGGGCTCAGCTTCATCCTGCGCCGCACGCCCGAGAACGGGCCGCTGCAGCAGGCCCATGACGGCCCGCAAACGGAGGATTTTTCCGGGTGGTCAGAGCGGATCTAG
- a CDS encoding NAD(P)-dependent oxidoreductase: MGRAAVLGGAGFLGSHVADALQAAGHGVRVFDRAPSKWLAEGQEMIVGDITDPAALAEAIDGCDYVYNFAAVADLDKALDRPLDTIRVNILGNALAMEAARAAGAKRFVFASSIYVYSQTGGFYRCSKQSAETYVEEYQRAYGLDYTILRYGSLYGPRSDDSNGLFRIVRNALRDGMVTYTGSPDALREYIHVEDAAKASVAALGEEFRNDSLVLTGQQLLPIREVLHMISEILGYETEVLFEERTGTGHYVRTPYAYMPKPGRKYVSPLHVDLGQGLLQLIDEVRNGTED; the protein is encoded by the coding sequence ATGGGCCGGGCGGCGGTCCTCGGCGGCGCGGGGTTCCTTGGCAGCCATGTCGCGGACGCGTTGCAGGCGGCGGGCCACGGCGTGCGGGTCTTCGACCGGGCACCGTCGAAATGGCTGGCCGAGGGGCAGGAGATGATCGTCGGCGACATCACCGACCCCGCGGCGCTGGCCGAGGCGATCGACGGCTGTGACTATGTCTACAATTTTGCCGCCGTGGCCGATCTGGACAAGGCGCTGGACCGGCCGCTCGACACGATCCGCGTTAACATCCTGGGCAACGCCCTGGCGATGGAGGCCGCGCGGGCGGCGGGGGCCAAGCGCTTCGTGTTCGCCAGCAGCATCTACGTCTACAGCCAGACCGGCGGGTTCTACCGCTGCTCCAAGCAGTCGGCCGAAACCTATGTCGAGGAATACCAGCGCGCCTACGGGCTCGATTACACGATCCTGCGCTACGGCTCGCTCTACGGCCCCCGCTCGGACGACAGCAACGGGCTCTTCCGGATCGTGCGCAACGCGCTGCGCGACGGCATGGTCACCTATACCGGCAGCCCGGACGCCCTGCGCGAATACATCCATGTCGAGGATGCGGCCAAAGCCAGTGTCGCCGCGCTGGGCGAGGAGTTCCGCAACGACAGCCTGGTGCTGACCGGTCAGCAACTCTTGCCGATCCGCGAGGTGCTGCACATGATCTCCGAAATCCTCGGCTACGAAACCGAGGTGCTCTTCGAGGAGCGTACGGGCACCGGCCATTACGTGCGCACGCCCTATGCCTACATGCCGAAACCGGGGCGCAAATACGTCTCGCCGCTGCATGTCGACCTGGGCCAGGGGCTGTTGCAGCTGATCGACGAAGTCCGCAACGGGACGGAGGACTGA
- a CDS encoding phosphoglycerate dehydrogenase, with amino-acid sequence MSQVFISTVPFGERNRLPFELLGGAGLDYVINPIGRRLREEEIAEQVGDAVAIVAGTEPITGRVIAACPNLKLISRVGIGLDSVDLNAARERGIAVAYTPDAPAPAVAELTIGLLLSLIRHVHVSNLKMHQGEWHRFFGRRIPDLTIGVIGAGRIGGRVLRRLAAFGTPRVLVNDIQPNPNVADALKIEWSDKETIYREADVITLHLPMTRVTRNMIREEHLRMMKPDAMIINTSRGGIVNEADLARVLGEGHLGGAAIDVFENEPYAGPLSGIEQCLLTSHMGSMSVDCRTRMEIEATEEVVRFFGGKDLRSPVPETEYVLQKDET; translated from the coding sequence ATGAGCCAGGTGTTCATTTCCACGGTGCCCTTCGGCGAGCGCAACCGGCTGCCCTTCGAACTTCTGGGCGGGGCCGGGCTCGACTACGTGATCAACCCCATCGGCCGGCGGCTGCGCGAGGAGGAGATCGCCGAGCAGGTGGGCGACGCGGTGGCCATCGTCGCCGGGACCGAGCCGATCACCGGGCGGGTGATCGCGGCCTGTCCGAACCTCAAGCTGATCTCGCGCGTGGGCATCGGGCTGGACAGCGTGGACCTGAACGCCGCCCGCGAACGCGGCATCGCGGTGGCCTACACGCCCGACGCACCGGCGCCCGCGGTGGCGGAACTGACCATCGGGCTGCTGCTCTCGCTCATCCGGCATGTCCATGTCTCGAACCTCAAGATGCACCAGGGCGAGTGGCATCGGTTCTTCGGCCGCCGCATCCCCGACCTGACCATCGGCGTGATCGGCGCGGGGCGCATCGGCGGGCGCGTGCTGCGCCGGCTGGCCGCCTTCGGCACGCCCCGGGTGCTGGTCAACGACATCCAGCCCAACCCCAACGTGGCCGACGCGCTCAAGATCGAGTGGTCCGACAAGGAGACGATCTATCGCGAGGCCGACGTGATCACCCTGCATCTGCCGATGACCCGGGTGACGCGCAACATGATCCGCGAGGAACACCTGCGGATGATGAAGCCCGACGCGATGATCATCAACACCAGCCGCGGCGGCATCGTGAACGAGGCCGACCTCGCCCGCGTGCTGGGCGAGGGGCATCTGGGCGGCGCGGCGATCGACGTGTTCGAGAACGAGCCCTATGCCGGCCCGCTGAGCGGAATCGAGCAATGCCTCCTGACCTCGCATATGGGCTCGATGTCGGTCGATTGCCGCACCCGGATGGAGATCGAGGCGACCGAAGAGGTGGTCCGCTTCTTCGGGGGCAAGGATCTGCGCAGCCCGGTGCCCGAAACCGAATACGTGCTGCAGAAGGACGAGACGTGA
- a CDS encoding surface carbohydrate biosynthesis protein encodes MTSACAGRGRGWLHVYIETKPRELDARLFLACCAAERGFEVLLGRQNALRRRAHRLPRAIVFEKSIDHVKTPKLERLHRLGHVLVVSDEESQSVYTRPGRFLATRLDDRTLAMTEAYYVWGEQQREILAGGFPASAAKFRVTGSPRIDLWRPPLNAIHEDAAADLRRRFGRFILLPSNFAIAIHARGRDFPLDQAEKNGNLRTEAEREWFMGAIAHGETALAAFVDAIDAIRARFPDHAVVVRPHPSDDQGAWRTALAGRPGCHVVYEGPVGPWLMAADAMFHHGCTTAIESFFMGRPTVSYLPGRDPRYEDPVLNTTGPVAEDVAALLDLLARALAGALPRDPVTEAHLHGYFDWDETRASADRIVDDLERIAAARGLCAAPGPVRPDHPVIGPLRRLLGRDRLRPSDPKWPGGLTDAEIDDRLALFRGRLDRFHRVAARRLTGDGVFHITARG; translated from the coding sequence ATGACCTCAGCCTGCGCCGGCCGGGGACGCGGCTGGCTGCATGTCTATATCGAGACGAAGCCCCGCGAACTGGACGCGCGGCTGTTTCTGGCCTGCTGCGCCGCCGAGCGCGGGTTCGAGGTGCTGCTGGGCCGTCAGAACGCGCTGCGCCGGCGCGCCCATCGCCTGCCCCGTGCCATCGTCTTCGAAAAGAGCATCGACCACGTCAAGACGCCCAAACTGGAACGCCTTCACCGCCTGGGTCATGTGCTTGTCGTGAGCGACGAGGAATCGCAGTCGGTCTACACGCGGCCCGGCCGGTTTCTGGCCACCCGTCTCGACGACCGCACCCTCGCGATGACCGAGGCCTACTACGTCTGGGGCGAGCAACAGCGCGAAATCCTTGCCGGGGGGTTCCCGGCAAGCGCCGCCAAGTTCCGCGTTACCGGCTCCCCGCGGATCGATCTCTGGCGCCCGCCGCTCAACGCGATCCACGAGGACGCGGCCGCCGACCTGCGCCGGCGCTTCGGGCGGTTCATCCTCTTGCCCTCGAACTTCGCGATCGCCATCCATGCCCGCGGCCGCGACTTCCCGCTCGACCAGGCCGAGAAGAACGGCAATCTCCGCACCGAGGCGGAACGGGAATGGTTCATGGGCGCCATCGCCCATGGCGAAACCGCGCTGGCCGCGTTCGTGGATGCCATCGACGCGATCCGCGCGCGCTTCCCCGATCACGCGGTGGTGGTGCGCCCGCATCCGAGCGACGACCAGGGCGCCTGGCGCACCGCGCTGGCCGGCCGGCCCGGCTGCCATGTCGTATACGAGGGACCGGTCGGCCCCTGGCTTATGGCTGCCGACGCGATGTTCCACCATGGCTGCACAACGGCGATCGAGTCCTTCTTCATGGGCCGGCCGACGGTCTCCTACCTGCCCGGGCGCGACCCGCGCTACGAGGACCCGGTGCTGAATACGACCGGCCCGGTGGCCGAGGACGTAGCCGCGTTGCTCGACCTGCTGGCACGGGCGCTTGCGGGCGCCCTGCCCCGCGACCCCGTGACCGAGGCACACCTGCACGGCTATTTCGACTGGGACGAGACGCGCGCTTCCGCCGACCGCATCGTCGACGATCTGGAACGGATCGCCGCCGCGCGCGGGCTCTGCGCCGCGCCCGGCCCCGTGCGCCCAGACCACCCGGTGATCGGCCCCCTGCGCCGGCTGCTTGGCCGCGACCGGCTGCGCCCGAGCGATCCGAAATGGCCCGGCGGTCTTACCGATGCCGAGATCGACGACCGCCTTGCCTTGTTCCGCGGCCGCCTCGACCGGTTCCACCGCGTCGCCGCGCGCAGGCTGACCGGCGACGGCGTCTTCCACATCACCGCGCGCGGCTAG
- a CDS encoding PhoX family phosphatase, producing MTRKTLLLASTALLAAPAFADDVEFAPVPFPNTDELKRAVLASESVTIGGETHEIGYRVIARGGDKIGDTNFALMVDENGDPIRAEDGSEYVSVSADFSSLLTVGDKIFNVTHFESRPGGMYLTELQQDAETGELSPVWTKPIDFSDWGGLWVPCAGSVTPWGTHLGSEEYEPNAREVHEAEALEDIDDYFYPMARYFGVQPSEMSLDEFREAFNPYAYGYPTEVAVSEDGEASVTKHYAMGRMAIELAYVMPDEKTAYISDDGTNVGLFMFVADEPSNLQAGTLYATKLTQTSGEGAGEFDMEWVSLGHATSDQIKDVIDQKPAFADIFETGEAGENGTCGEGFTSINTTNGHECLAVKDGMDVAASRLETRRYAAMMGATTELRKEEGITFDRESGNLFVAMSEIGKGMGASTKQDVGGPDHIQLADNPCGAVYALPVGGNAEIGSGYVAHSMAALVAGTPTEYAEDSEFAGNTCDVDGIANPDNITFMTGHNTLIIGEDTGSGHQNDAIWAYDMDEGALTRIQTTPYGSETTSPYWYPNINGWGYLMSVIQHPYGESDQDKLADPADAMAYVGYVGPFPAK from the coding sequence ATGACCCGCAAGACACTGCTTCTGGCGAGCACCGCGCTCCTCGCGGCGCCCGCCTTTGCCGACGACGTGGAGTTCGCCCCGGTACCCTTCCCGAATACCGACGAGTTGAAGCGTGCCGTGCTGGCCTCCGAAAGCGTCACCATCGGCGGCGAGACCCACGAGATCGGCTATCGCGTGATCGCGCGCGGCGGGGACAAGATCGGCGACACCAACTTCGCGCTGATGGTCGACGAAAACGGCGACCCGATCCGGGCCGAGGACGGCTCGGAATACGTTTCGGTCTCGGCCGACTTCTCGTCGCTTCTGACCGTCGGCGACAAGATCTTCAACGTTACCCATTTCGAATCGCGTCCCGGCGGCATGTACCTGACCGAACTGCAGCAGGACGCCGAGACGGGCGAGTTGTCCCCGGTGTGGACAAAGCCCATCGACTTCTCCGACTGGGGCGGCCTCTGGGTGCCGTGTGCCGGTTCGGTGACCCCGTGGGGCACCCATCTGGGCTCGGAGGAATACGAACCGAACGCGCGCGAGGTCCACGAGGCCGAGGCGCTGGAAGATATCGACGACTACTTCTACCCGATGGCGCGCTATTTCGGCGTGCAGCCCTCGGAGATGTCGCTCGACGAGTTCCGCGAGGCGTTCAACCCCTACGCCTACGGCTACCCGACCGAGGTCGCGGTGTCGGAGGACGGCGAGGCCAGCGTCACCAAGCACTACGCGATGGGCCGCATGGCGATCGAACTGGCCTACGTGATGCCCGACGAGAAAACCGCCTACATCTCGGATGACGGCACCAATGTCGGCCTGTTCATGTTCGTCGCCGACGAGCCCAGCAATCTCCAGGCCGGCACGCTCTACGCCACCAAGCTGACCCAGACCTCGGGCGAGGGTGCTGGTGAGTTCGACATGGAGTGGGTCAGCCTCGGCCACGCCACCAGCGACCAGATCAAGGATGTGATCGACCAGAAGCCCGCGTTTGCGGACATCTTCGAGACCGGCGAGGCGGGCGAGAACGGCACCTGCGGCGAAGGCTTCACCTCGATCAACACGACCAACGGCCATGAGTGCCTGGCGGTGAAGGACGGCATGGACGTCGCCGCCTCGCGGCTGGAAACCCGCCGCTACGCCGCGATGATGGGTGCCACCACCGAGTTGCGCAAGGAAGAGGGCATCACCTTCGACCGCGAGAGCGGCAACCTCTTCGTCGCCATGTCGGAAATCGGCAAGGGCATGGGCGCCAGCACGAAGCAGGACGTCGGCGGCCCCGACCACATCCAGCTTGCCGACAATCCCTGCGGCGCGGTCTACGCCCTGCCGGTCGGCGGAAATGCAGAGATCGGCTCGGGCTACGTTGCCCATTCGATGGCGGCCCTCGTCGCCGGAACGCCGACGGAATATGCCGAGGACAGCGAATTCGCGGGCAACACCTGCGACGTGGACGGCATCGCCAACCCCGACAACATCACCTTCATGACGGGCCACAATACGCTGATCATCGGCGAGGATACCGGCTCGGGCCACCAGAACGACGCGATCTGGGCCTATGACATGGACGAGGGGGCGCTGACGCGCATCCAGACCACGCCCTACGGGTCCGAGACGACCTCGCCCTACTGGTATCCGAACATCAACGGCTGGGGCTATTTGATGAGCGTGATCCAGCATCCCTACGGCGAGTCCGATCAGGACAAGCTGGCCGACCCGGCCGACGCGATGGCCTATGTCGGCTATGTCGGGCCGTTCCCGGCCAAGTGA
- a CDS encoding SUMF1/EgtB/PvdO family nonheme iron enzyme: MTRTLVVLAVLLAGAGQPGAAQSMAETNAALFRELGTVRGVTGARLDRVKAIFARSGFIGQGNPAITRHAMSRAACHARAGGDALAYYANPRFERICGAKYMAPLYDPATQRPEDATACIDRFEYPNIPCAYPVVWVKAKEAAEICAAEGKRLCDAHEWEGACQGTLGPADYRFDLARGVSASAAVKRMRAAHNAQYAGGKRWSYGPGFRAGVCAQASAKSASCAGGGWRNCGSNTYPAGSFPDCESPLGVLDVNGNAAEHMNLPLAPDQMASRGSRTLGVTEMKGSWFIWDSYRAHPDWCRWRAPYWHGDRVMSQASHANYHLGFRCCKSLR; encoded by the coding sequence ATGACGCGCACCCTTGTTGTTCTGGCGGTCCTGCTGGCCGGCGCCGGCCAGCCCGGCGCCGCACAAAGCATGGCCGAGACCAACGCCGCGCTGTTCCGCGAACTCGGCACGGTGCGGGGCGTCACCGGCGCGCGGTTGGACCGCGTCAAGGCAATCTTCGCGCGCTCGGGCTTCATCGGACAGGGTAACCCGGCAATCACCCGTCACGCGATGAGCCGCGCGGCCTGCCACGCACGCGCGGGCGGCGATGCGCTGGCCTATTACGCCAATCCCCGCTTCGAGCGGATCTGCGGGGCGAAGTACATGGCGCCGCTCTACGACCCGGCAACCCAGCGGCCCGAGGACGCGACCGCCTGCATCGACCGGTTCGAGTATCCCAATATCCCCTGCGCTTACCCCGTCGTCTGGGTGAAAGCGAAGGAAGCGGCCGAGATCTGCGCGGCCGAGGGCAAGCGGCTCTGCGACGCCCATGAATGGGAGGGCGCTTGCCAGGGAACGCTCGGCCCGGCCGACTATCGGTTCGACCTCGCCCGCGGGGTCTCGGCCTCGGCGGCGGTGAAACGCATGCGCGCGGCGCATAACGCGCAATATGCAGGGGGCAAGCGCTGGAGCTATGGCCCCGGCTTCCGCGCGGGCGTCTGCGCCCAGGCCAGCGCCAAGAGCGCGAGCTGCGCGGGCGGCGGCTGGCGGAATTGCGGATCGAACACCTATCCCGCCGGCAGCTTTCCCGACTGCGAAAGCCCGCTCGGCGTGCTGGACGTGAACGGCAACGCGGCAGAACACATGAACCTGCCGCTCGCGCCCGACCAGATGGCCAGCCGCGGCAGCCGGACGCTGGGCGTGACCGAGATGAAGGGATCGTGGTTCATCTGGGACAGCTACCGCGCGCATCCCGACTGGTGCCGCTGGCGCGCGCCCTACTGGCACGGCGACCGGGTGATGAGCCAGGCGAGCCACGCCAATTACCACCTGGGATTCCGCTGCTGCAAGAGCCTGCGCTAG